Proteins encoded together in one Microcebus murinus isolate Inina chromosome 18, M.murinus_Inina_mat1.0, whole genome shotgun sequence window:
- the CAVIN1 gene encoding caveolae-associated protein 1 — protein sequence MEDVTLHIVERPLPGYPDSEGPEPSPVGAPAAEEPSGAGSEELIKSDQVNGVLVLSLLDKIIGAVDQIQLTQAQLEERQAEMEGAVQSIQGELSKLSKAHATTSNTVSKLLEKVRKVSVNVKTVRGSLERQAGQIKKLEVNEAELLRRRNFKVMIYQDEVKLPAKLSVSKSLKEAEALPEKEGDELGEGERPEEDAAALELSSDEAVEVEEVIEESRAERIKRSGLRRVDDFKKAFSKEKMEKTRVRTRENLEKTRLKTKENLEKTRHTLEKRMNKLGTRLVPAERREKLKTSRDKLRKSFTPDHVVYARSKTAVYKVPPFTFHVKKIREGEVEVLKATEMVEVGADDDDEGAERGEAADLLRGSSPDVHTLLEITEESDAVLVDKSDSD from the exons ATGGAGGACGTCACGCTCCACATCGTCGAGCGGCCGCTTCCCGGGTACCCCGACTCCGAGGGCCCGGAGCCCTCCCCCGTGGGGGCGCCGGCAGCGGAGGAGCCGTCCGGGGCCGGCTCTGAGGAGCTGATCAAGTCGGACCAGGTGAATGGAGTGTTGGTGCTAAGCCTTCTGGACAAAATCATCGGCGCCGTCGACCAGATCCAGCTGACCCAAGCCCAGCTGGAGGAGCGGCAGGCGGAGATGGAGGGCGCCGTGCAGAGCATCCAGGGCGAGCTGAGCAAGCTGAGCAAGGCACACGCCACCACGAGTAACACAGTGAGCAAGTTGCTAGAGAAGGTGCGCAAGGTCAGCGTCAACGTGAAGACCGTGCGCGGCAGCCTGGAGCGCCAGGCCGGCCAGATCAAGAAGCTGGAGGTCAATGAGGCCGAGCTGCTGCGGCGCCGCAACTTCAAAGTCATGATCTACCAG GACGAAGTGAAGCTGCCGGCCAAGCTGAGCGTCAGCAAGTCGCTGAAGGAGGCGGAGGCGCTGCCCGAGAAGGAGGGCGACGAGCTGGGCGAGGGCGAGCGGCCCGAGGAGGACGCGGCGGCGCTCGAGCTGTCGTCCGACGAGgcggtggaggtggaggaggtcaTCGAGGAGTCGCGCGCCGAGCGCATCAAGCGCAGCGGCCTGCGGCGCGTGGACGACTTCAAGAAGGCCTTCTCCAAGGAGAAGATGGAGAAGACCCGCGTGCGCACGCGCGAGAACCTGGAGAAGACCCGCCTCAAGACCAAGGAGAACCTGGAGAAGACGCGGCACACCCTGGAGAAGCGCATGAACAAGCTGGGCACGCGCCTGGTCCCCGCCGAGCGGCGCGAGAAGCTCAAGACGTCGCGCGACAAGCTGCGCAAGTCCTTCACGCCCGACCACGTGGTCTACGCGCGCTCCAAGACGGCGGTGTACAAGGTGCCGCCCTTCACCTTCCACGTCAAGAAGATCCGCGAGGGCGAGGTGGAGGTGCTGAAGGCCACCGAGATGGTGGAGGTGGGCGCCGACGACGACGACGAGGGCGCCGAGCGCGGCGAGGCCGCCGACCTGCTGCGCGGGAGCAGCCCCGACGTGCACACGCTGCTGGAGATCACCGAGGAGTCGGACGCCGTGCTGGTGGACAAGAGCGACAGCGACTGA